From the genome of Triticum aestivum cultivar Chinese Spring chromosome 1A, IWGSC CS RefSeq v2.1, whole genome shotgun sequence:
AAATAAGTCCTCGCCTCCTTTCATTAAAGAGTTCGTTCCAGGGGGCCTTTGCCGGTCAAAATCTGGAGCCTCTTTGCCTTGGTGGTCACAGTCATAAAATCGATTTAAAAAAATTCCCCAACCTCCAGATCACATGCATTCCCTTCTTTCGTCCTGCTTTACCTGTATACTCAGACAGATAGATAGATAAAAACCACGGGCCACTCACTACTTGTGCCTTCCTCTTCTTTTGCTTTGGATCAGCTACTACCAACCAACATCTAAAAAAAAAGCTACTACCAACCATCCATTTTTTTTCCTCGGTCCAGTAGCGTGATGCTAGTTGTGGTGCATCCATTGCCACTCCTGACACCGAAGAACTGCTCAACCCAGAGACAGAGAAAAGCAGAGGTCCAGACCTAAACTACGTGAGGCACTTCCATACGTCCGTCACCCTGGCCGTGGCTGTAGTGGTGCTGTAGAGTGGAGGCGTCACCACGTACCATACGGCGAAAAGCGAGCGAGGAAGCATGACGGAGCACGAAGCCGTTTGTGTGCTGCTCCGGCTAAACTAAACCAACCGCCCTTTCTTTTCTCTCCACTATCACGCATGGTCCCTCCCAGCTTGAGCTTACTCTCCATCGGTCACCCTCCCTCCCTTCCACCCACGCTCCCACGCACATCACAAGAGACTCTATCAGGCGTGTCAAAAACAAATGAAACCAAAGGCGCATGCCGTGACGCTTTCGCCCGATCGGCTGACAGCAATGCGGTACCCGCCGACGCACATCCGCGCGCGCGAGAGCAGCATTCCGTCAACCGGCGGCCAGCAGCGAATAACTAATCATCCGGTGGGACGGGCCGATTAGGACGTAGGCGAGTGAGGCTTAGCGCTACGGCATGGTGGTGCTGCTCGCAGGGCCGCCCGGCGCCTCCGAGTCCCTACATGTCCTAGTCAAGCCCACGGCCGATATCTCCTCTCTTATCGCCAGCATTCAGATGTATATCCCCAGCGGCCAAGAGCCTAACACCGCTGTCGCCATGCTGCTAAACGGATGATCTCCCTGTCAATGGCTCTCAAGAAAATATCCCCCTGTCAATGGCTCTCAAGAAaatatccggagcccatcatcaaTCAAAATGGGCGGTGCGTTGACGTCGCCGGGGATGGATTAGGAGAATGAAACGTATGGGGTGTATTTTTTCCGTGCTCTCCGTCAATCAACCGGCTATTTCGTGCAATCTATCAAAGAAATTAATTGACACCCATGACGTTACTATCAAAAAGTAACACTAAGAGTATATGCATATCGCACGATGCCTTCTGCAATTGGGGAAGGATCCGCAAGCCTCTCATGCTGCCGCTCCTCTTGGGCGCTAGAGGACAGGACGCGACAGGAGGCGTAAATATACAGGGGTGGTTAGTACCCATACCCAAACTAGGCACCGCATGTGGGCGTAAAAGAAGAGAAAGATTTATGACGCTGCCCCCATTGCACATGCTCCACGCCAAGAGAGAGACACATGCTTTATTAACGCCTGGGAGTAGTTCGATTTAGAAACAAACACAAGCTAGCAACGCCCGATCGATATGGTAAGTGCGGCCCCGACACGAGGCAAGTAAAATTCTTTTTGCACAGACACGCCCCCCGCCCCTGCATCTACATCAACATGCCCGATCCGTCGAATCCAACTATTCTATGCGCGTCTCCAATTCTGTTCCCTGACACGCTGATTTACTTTACTATTGACGCTCTGGAAAAGTAACGTGCTCAGCTCCTCTGACGGTACTGTAATGTAATTCAGCAGTACAGCTGACCCAAGATCTGGCGTAACAGCGGGAGATTAGTACACTGGCCGGTACATGGGTGTTTATGGGGCTATAAATGAATGGGCACATTACAGTACAATAACTCGGCGTCGGCCGGATTAATTGGAACCAACTACAACCGGGTCGCCAAGCCGAACGTGGAGGTGGGTACTGCGCCTCCCTTCGTGGAGCCCTCATCGCATTTCCTGCCCTGCCCTGCCCCACAAATAAATAATCGACGTACAAATCTCACCTAATATTTTACAAATCCATTAACTAATTCCTCTGCTCTGCTATGCTTTGGTTCAAAATTCGAATGCAGTGGCTGTGAACTCCTGTCACCGCACCATCCCAATTAAGTTAACCCACTTGTGCAAGTAACTCTACTCTACTCGCAGTGCATTAGTAATAATTAATCCAAAGTGCAGTAGTGGTGCGCATTGACAATGCTGCACGAGCATTGCGTGCCCGGCCCCCGTCTATCTGCAGGGAAACGGAACGGGCGGGGGTAATAAACGGAGCACCGGCAGTACGGCCAGTTACTTGCGATATTACCGGTCCGCGCACGAAAACGGCACGCCAGcatcgacggcgacggcgacgggagcACCGATCCGTCCGTCCGCCCGCCCGCCGAGCGCGTCAGGGTCTCGCACCCCTCATCCGTTCCGTGCGCTTTTTCCGGGCGACGCTTTCGCAAAAGCCGGCTTTTGCCTGCCCGTTTCCCGTAAAATAATCAACCCCCGCCATGATCGATCTCGCTGCTCATCATCGCCGCCAGATTCCCCCGCCCGTcgtgctccctccctccctcgctcatCCCCTCACCCGTCTCCTTTGGCATCCAACGAAAAAGCGCGCTCGCGCACATGCCGCTTACCGTTGCCGCCGGAGTGTCGGGCAGAGCAGGTGGCCGGAGATGTGTCAGATGCGTCCTACGCGCGCGCGCGTGCGGCATGTCGTCGCCACGCACCGATCGGACGGTCGTTGTCGCTGACGGCATGGCGCCGTGGCGCGTCGGATGCGTCATTTGCAATCTATCTATCGCTCCACCGATGCTCGGGCTCCCCTCTACCCGCCCTAACCAACTGTTTGCGTACTACTAGGCCTGGTTTAAAAACCAGGGGAGAGGTGAAAAGCGACTCACACATGGACATGGTCGGGGGTAATTAGTACCCCTGACCGCGGCTAAGGGGGGAATGAATGGTTCATCCGACCAGAATTGGCACGGATCTCGACCGGGCCGCACGAATTCTCACGCGCCTTTTTGCTCCTCGCTAATCCTGTTCCCCTCCGTAAGCAACAAGCCGCCGCCGCTGACGCTGGCGAGGAGTTCGGCTCCACGGCGCCGGACGATCCCACCGAAATTCTTTCTAACGGAAAAACCCACCGAAATCGCCACGCCCACGCGAATTGGCGGAGCACATTCGTAACTAACTAACAAATCGACGTCGCAGCGCGCGCAATGGGCGCGGCAGAATGCTGCTGCTACTACGTAACCAGCGGTGGCAATTGAACTCGCGACGGCGATGTGATTGGGGAATTGGAATCTAGCAGCAGCGGGGGGTTGAATCGGGAGCGTACCGTTGGGCATCAGCTTGGGGTCGACGACGAGCTCGCCGTGGATGCGGAGGCCGACGATCATCTCCGAGAAGCAGTGCACGCGGCGGTCGTACCGGAAGTCGATGATCTTGTAGTTGGTCAGCCGCTCCAGGATGGCGCCGTACCGGCCCAGCCACCAGTAGTGGTACTCCAGCACCACGAACACCACCTCGCCGCCGAACCGCTCCGCCGTCACGAACAGCGGGATCAGCCCGTCGCTGAACTCGTGGTACACGTTCCCCGTGTACCCGCCCGTCGAGAACACCACCGCCGGCACGCCCGGCGGGTGCCGCACGTCGCACCGCCGCCGCAGGCTGTCCCTCGGGTCCTTGCCGGCGGTGCCGTTGCCGGCGTCCGCGGGAACGGGCACGATGGTCACCTCGTCGATGGACCGCATGATGCTCTCCTCGAACTTGCGCGTGTACGGCCGCACCTTCTCCGGCGCGGCGCCGCGGGGCGCGTTGTAGAGGAGCACCGACGAGGTGGACGGGTCCGTGCGCGCGTCGCCGCGGAGGTAGCACACGTCGCTGCGGTAGTGGCTCCGGTCACAGCACAGCACGCCCTCCTTCGCCggcccgccgcccgcctcgcctgcGCACGCACCAATTCGCCCGCCATTAGCATCCCGCACGCAAATCAGCTAGCTAAGCTAGGCGAGAAAGCAAGCGGCTAACAGAATAGTAATAGCTTGAGCAAGGAGCTCACCGCTGATGAAGGCGGAGCACGGGAGGGACGCCGGAGAGCGGGTCTCCTGGCGGGCCTCGAGGCCGTTCTGGTTCGACGGCAGGTGGGTCTTGAACGCCTCCACATCCTCCCGCCGGTCCACGCGCTCTGGGAGCAGAGAACACACGTCACCATTACGGCCGAAAGGGGGGCGCATTTAACCCAGGAGGCGTGGCGGCGCGCTGCGAGCAAAGCAGAGAGAAATCGCATTCGGGCGGCGGGGGGCGCACCTGAATCGGCGGTGTTGACGACGAGGGAGGAGCTGGGGATGCGGAGCACGGTGAAGAGGCTGTAGACGGTGAGCACGAGCAGCGGCACGGCGCGGCAGGCGTAGCGGCCcctgccgccgccggcgccccAGGGCTTcctgtgcggcggcgacggcggcggggacctCCGGATCCACGACAGGCTGCCGGAGAGGGACGGCTTGGGCTTGTGATGGTGGTGCTGCTGCGGCTGCTGCATCCTCCCTCCCTCCGCGCCAGCAACCAAGCAAGCAAAGCGAAGCTCAGctccccgctcctcctcctcctcctgcccgCGCTCTCACCGCCGCATGCTCCGCTCCGGCGCTCCCCGCGCTCCGCCCGCCGCCCCTCTCGGCGCCACCCGCGCGCGCCCCGCGAGCCGAGCCGAACGCCGGACAGCACGGGGCCAATTGGGGAGAACAGGAGGACACCGAGGGGGGCTTTGCCGGAGAGGAAGGGTGGGCTGGCTGGCCGAGAGTAATAGCTGGTCACGATCAGAGGGCaagggccaaggggggggagggggaggaggtggggaGGGGGTAATGAAGATTGAAGAGAGGGAATAGGAATACAGAGCAGAGCACTTTGGAATCACATGGAGGACAAGAGGAAACACAGCCCAACACCAACAGGGTGGTTTGATGGCGCTAATTATATATGCTAACCTCCTCCGCGCTGTCCCGGCCTACTAATCTGCGATCGCCGCCGGGGAGGGGGGAGAGGGTCCAAATCATATGCCGCATGTGTGCAAAACGCAGGGCCGATCTGGGGAATTCTTACAAGTTTCTGCGCTGTCTTTCGGCTCTACAGCCTCGCCTTGTTGGTTTCCGGGACGAGGGTTTTTCGTGAAAGGAGAACGGCTTTTAAAGTCGTCTTCCACTGGGTGCGATGACGGCTTGAAACGTTTACAATGCCGTGCATCGCCCGCGACGCGGCCGGGGCTGCCTCCCCTAAAACTGTTCTTGTGTTAGTACGGCGGCGCACTGTTTGCGACTTTGCGAGAGCTTCTGGTAGATCCTGGCAATGTGCCAGCACATGCATGGCCGTCGTCGGGGGGAAATCCCCTCCTACACGGATGTAGTTTTAGGGGTTGACTCCGATGAAACCCTAGCCGCACCATAGCTCTGTTATTGGTTTTGCTCCATCCTCGCCGCACATTGTATGAAGTCGTCACGCTAAACCCGTGAGGCGAATGCCGGTTACGGGTGTTATTACTTATTCTCCTAAACGGTGACTCGAGTGCCCTCCAATCGCGCGGCTTTGCTGGCTTTTGGTGCTAAATGTCTCCCGACGTCTCATAGTTCTATCCATCTTGAGGGATAGATGAGGTGGTAGCTCACCCTCCTAGCGCACAACAAGGGTGTTTCTGGCGTGGCAGGCGTCACACGGAGGCGTCGCACGAATGCTTGTGGCTCCAATGACGGTGGCATGGATATAGATAGGTGGTTGCAGATGTGGCTCGGCTCTAATAGATCTATCCCGTGGGCCTTGCTCGTGGCTTGGTTTCGAGGTGGCGATGGTATGGTCGTTGCATCGGAATTACCTAGGACAACGGAGGTGTGTGAGTGGCCGTGTTTTGGCAGTTTGTGGCTCCTTCCTTGGACATTTGCACGGGTGTTGGTTCGAGTCTATCCATCGAGATCTCATCAACCTTGTGGGCGTCGTTATTCCCCTTTGGTGGCGGTGTTGGGGATATGTGTGCTCTAATATAGTCTAGGGTTGTATTTTGTGGGACAAAAGCCCACCTTACTAGACTGGGTCGTGGACATGTTTTCAACGACACTTATCATGTTCAGACTTTCCAGACAACATTGTGGTCAACATTGCGCCCGTCATGATCCCTAACTTGCGATGTAGGGAGTTTTGACATGGCTTTTCATGTGACACCCACATGAGCATTGAATAGAGGTTTGGTCGCGGCAAGGTTTAAGCGGTTGTTCCATTTGTGTCCCGGTGACCATATTCGGCGTGGACCTGGGCTATTCTTGCTTTCTCGTAGTTGAAATAGGAGTTGACCCACTCGAATCACCCGAAGTACCTCCTCCGTCCCAATTTACATGATCACATCTGATTTCGTGATTTAACTTCGACCATTAATTAAACAAGTAATACATAAACACGTGTCATAAAATTTATAcattgcaatttttatttttgatacAAATTTAATAATATTGTTTCTATGGgaaatttcattttttttattttgtctcAGATGCTATATTTGATAAGTACTTGGGACTGCCGTCGAAGGTTGGAATCGACTGTAGTGACTGCTTCCAAAAACCTTCTTGATGGAGTATGTGCGGTCATCAATAGCTGGATTTCAAAAGTGCTATCGATTAGTGGTAAGGAGACGCTTTTGAAGGCTGTGGCACAAGCCATCccgatctatgctatgtcttcttcaACATTTCGAAAATATTTGTAATGTTATTTGTGATGCCACTGCTAGATACTGATGAGGTGACACacatcataaaagaaaaatatactGGAAAGCATGGTGAAAGATGTGTATCCCTATACATGAAGGTGGCATGGGATTCCAAGACTTACACTATTTTGATAAAGCCATGCTGGCTAAACAATGCTGGCTATTACTATTTGATCCAAAATCCTTATGTGTCCAGGTGTTACGAGCTAAGTAGTAGCCGGATTTTGATGAACGCTACTATAACAAAAGGTTCGTCGCATACGTGGCAAAGCACCATGGTAGTTATGAAAACTTTTAAACAAGCGGCGGCCTAGGAATGGTGCATCAATTAACATTTGGAAGGCTCGGTTGATCCGACAAGCTATGATCGAAAGGTAATGACCCCAAGGGGGCAATGTCTACTGCAGAAAAATACAAGATTTGATTAACCCTATATCTGAAAAGTGGGATGAACAGTTAGTAAAGGAATTTTTTGGCCTGCGGATTTTGAAAGGATATTCCAAATTCTCCTTGCATCTCATGGCTAGTCAGATAAACTTGGCATTTTTCAGGATGTTTCACATTTCGTACCATATCACGTGGGAAACTGAGTACAGAACAAGAGCACTGATGAACCTGGGAGCGGGAAGGATTGATCCGCACCCGGTTTGGAATGTTCTTTGGGGACGGTCGGTCCCTCGAAAGGCGAATGTGTTTAACCGGACATTTCTTCATGGGATTGTGCCATGCTATTGTACATTATCTGATCGCCACATGTTGTCTCATGTGATTTGTCCAGTGTGCCGTAGTGACCGTAAGGACCTGCACTACATGTTTTTTACTTGTGATAGAGCAAAGGTTACGAGAAATATAAGAGGACCAGACCAGCTGATTGGGTTATAAAGCTGAATGTTGATGCAAGCTATCATGTGGACCAGGGGTGGGAGCTACAAGGGTTGTGCTACCTGACAGTTCAGGAGCGTTTATCGCTGCTTCTTGCTCATATAAACAGTACGCTATGGATGTTTCTTCCATGGTGGCGTTCACTCTACTGAAAGGGTTGTGTCCGGCAGGCGAGCTAGGAATTTTTTTAGCGGTTGTGGTGTCTGATTCACAGAAGATAGCACAAGCCAGTCTAGATCCATTGAAGTAACGTGCTTCCGCTCCGGTGTTAACTCATGATTGCCACAAGTTGTTGAGTTTTTTCGGCAGGGCCACGATTGTTCACCGTGCTAGGGAAAGTAATGCGGCAACACATTAGCTAGCGAGAAGCCCGTTATAGAGGGAAGCTTACTACTTACTAGGTCTAGCATGAGCAAACCCTTGAGTTCTTAATCCTCTGCCTTGTAACTGATATGGTTACTGTTTAATAAAAGTTGTCGGAGTTAGAAAAAAAGATTtgtatgttttcttttcttttttgctacgAGATTTATAAGATTTCTTCTCTAGAAGCTCAAATCACTTGGGAGACGGAGAGAGGTTTTAGGCAACCACTTTATTTACTTAATACTACCCCCGtcttggtttattggccccctttgtaatctgtgtcaaattttgatcaaagatttaacgaataaaatgttaatgcatgtcaacaaaaattatatcgttggattcgtatttgaacatagtgtcaattatatttttttatgacatgcgtgaacattttgttagtcaAACTTATGATCAAAATTGGCACAGAATACAATGAGGTCctataaatcaggacggaggtagtatataCTCTACTAGTATATGCATGCTCCACGGATTTAGTTGCAATTTAGACTCTTTTTGGGAAAGGGTTtccgtttctttctttctttctttctctttgctTATCCCTTTCAACTTTTTCTACCGCACAGATTGGCACCGCGAATACGGAACGCCTCCCGTTATATCACCACTCGTGACGTAGCAATAGCCACCCACCAAGAATCAACTTGTAGAAGCAGTCACCTTCCAACTAAGAAAGAAAGAGATAACGCGATAAGTACAGAGATGAAGATCACCAGAGGGAGGTCCAAATGTGCTACTACTAGTCTTGTGCACGAAAGCTCTACCGTCCAATTTAGCATGCCCTACAGTGGGTTTACCATACCAGATATACTCGCACGCAATCATCATCTTACCACTAGGAGCCGTTGCTATTCCGAGCCCCGGGCAGAGGCAGGCGACAAAAAGTGTTGTGGGCGAACTGTTACAGCATGCGAACATAAATAGGATCGCAACACGACCCGTGACAAAAGGAGAGGAAAACCGGAAGCGCGCGCACACAGGGGAGAGAGCTCCTCCGGTCAAAACGGCTCGATCGGATCCCCTGCCCTGCCTGCTACTCCCTCGGCTCGGTCGCGACTCACGGGGGGCAGGGAGGGAACCTGCGACGAGCCACGAGCCACAGTGCGGATCCGGGGCGTCTGCGCATGCGAGACACGCGCCGCTGCCGCCTCTGCGGCCCGGTTGTCCGGTCCGGGGGGCAACGGGCCGCCGGCGCCGCAAGCAACCGGAGCCGGAGGCGGAGCCATGCCATTCCACCGGGCGCACGGTTTCCGGAGCTCACGGAAGGAATGTAAGAAACAAAAAGCGGCAGTGCGGCGCACGGAAATTCCTTGCATTTCGGCTCACGCTGGCGCGCGTCAGCTGGTTTCCGGCCGTGGAGGGCATGGAATGGCATCGTCGCAGCACCCCACTCTGAGGCCATGCCTCTGCTCTGTTCTGCTGTGCTGGTAATGTTCGTGCCTTGCCGAGCGCAACGGCACGCCGCTGCTTTGGCTTGGGTTCGCATGGCATCGCATGGCGTGcgcggctggctggctggctggctttgCGTGGCGCCGTGCATGCGCTCCACTACTGTTTGCCACCGCAAGTCCACAAATgcggatgaagatgaggaggagaataATAGTGGTGCGGGAGATGATTAGCCGGAAGAGAATAATagtggtgcgtgcgtgcgtgcttaGTCGCCGTGGGGCCTGCTCGACTAGGATTAGCACTGCCCCTGCCATGACCCTGTGTGGGCATGTAAAGAAGATGTATTCATTATTAGCAGTGGATGCGGCCGGGATAGGTTAGATTAGTTAGACAAGGAAGGGGCGGTTGGCCGTATTGGGGCTGGGATTGGATTCCTGTGCTCCGGAGGTCTGAGTGGAGAACTCCTTGGCACAAACTAAACACCTCAGTGGTGATTAGATTAGATTACAGTGCTAATCTAGAGTTTATGCGTCACAGCTTGTTTGTGATCGTCTTCTTGGCTTGCCCCCGGGACGGGGCGGGAAGTTGTTTATGCCGAAGGCTGTTTTGTCTCTTGTCACCAACAGCTTGCGCCCGTGTATGTCCTTCTGCTGTTTCTCCAGAgacgtgtgtgcgtgtgcgtgtgcgtgtgtgtgtgtgtgcgtgtgtgtgtgttgcacgGGGGCTGGTCATGGTTTTTGTTTGAGGAGAAAATAGACGGTGACAATGATTAGCTGACAGCAGCCGAGGCCGTGCTACATACGTATGATTATGAAACCAAGTTCCTATCAGGGAAAAAACAAAGGAGGGGGTTCCTGAGTAGTACGTCGGTGAGATCCCCGTCCGCCGTCCCAGCGATCGCCACGGCCCCTCCGCTCCTCTAAGACGACGATGAATTGATGATGCACCCATGGCCACAGACTACGTCTAGTGTAGCTGGACCGAGCTATTACATGGAATGCGGTCTGACACGAATTCAATCCTCCATTTACCGCGTACATACGGCCCACCTCTCCTCGTCTCGTCGCCCCGGTACGACGCGCGGCGTCACGGGGTCGGTCCGGGCGAGCGAGCTTCGGCGTGGTACCACGGCTACGTCGGCGAGTCCGGCCGGGTGAATCTGCCGCGCGCCGGGCACGGAAAATTATTGCCGGCCGGCCAGTGGCGgcgtagtagtaggagtagtacgcTGTCACTGTACTACCAGTGGCAGGCGTAGTGGTAATAACTCGAAACTGGCGTCCGCGGTACGCTGCGCAACCAACGGTTGGTGGCGGCCCTGGCCCCACCTGCCTGCCGCCACCACTGCCCCCGAACCGGAATTTATTCACCGCTGCATGCAGAGTCGATCGTCTCGCCCCATCTTCTTGGGTGCAGCAGGTGGTGCAATCTCATTGCGACGAGTTTCAATCATGGCACCATCACGATGACTCGGTGAGTAACGTTCTGCGGTGGCGTAAAACTGTCTACTCTCCTCTACTACCAGCTCTGAGAGTGTTTGCcaaatgaaagaaaaaaaaaagagtctgaaAGTACCCTCGTGGCTGGAGTAGGCTGTGGCCGTGAGTGACCGTGAGTGGTGGTAGGTCCTGGCATGATTGTAGGAGTACGTAGTACGTG
Proteins encoded in this window:
- the LOC123054447 gene encoding xylan glycosyltransferase MUCI21, whose protein sequence is MQQPQQHHHHKPKPSLSGSLSWIRRSPPPSPPHRKPWGAGGGRGRYACRAVPLLVLTVYSLFTVLRIPSSSLVVNTADSERVDRREDVEAFKTHLPSNQNGLEARQETRSPASLPCSAFISGEAGGGPAKEGVLCCDRSHYRSDVCYLRGDARTDPSTSSVLLYNAPRGAAPEKVRPYTRKFEESIMRSIDEVTIVPVPADAGNGTAGKDPRDSLRRRCDVRHPPGVPAVVFSTGGYTGNVYHEFSDGLIPLFVTAERFGGEVVFVVLEYHYWWLGRYGAILERLTNYKIIDFRYDRRVHCFSEMIVGLRIHGELVVDPKLMPNGKSIKDFQALLHQGYSGKPSAASSAPLPLPLATPARPCVDHAKAAKPKMLIFIRKQNRVILNLPHVVTACRRAGFAPHVMNLRRQTPLPVIHAALASADAMVAVHGAAVTHFLFMRPGTVLLQIVPVGLDWAAESFYGKPAQQLGLEYLEYRVAPEESSLAAEYGLNSTVVQDPSVISSQGWWEMKKVYMDRQNVTVSIKRFGELLRAAKLHLKKNATACGGKAAGASHAAVR